The Malus domestica chromosome 17, GDT2T_hap1 genome contains the following window.
ATGAACTTATCGGCAAATCAAGAACGGACAGGAATGGAGAAAAAGAGACTCAATTGGAAGGTGGAAGAAGGCTCTTCATCAGAAGCAAAGGTTGCGAGGGGTGGAACTGTTGATCCTGCAAAACTGGTTGTGGAACTTGCACCAATGGAAATCCGAACCTTTCTCGTTGAGTTTAACCAAAGCTTCAATCATTATTCATTTGATGCCTAACCGAATGAGACTGAAAACGTAGAGGAGACTTGAGAGGCCCTTGGCTTCTGGAGTCCTGAGACTTTTTCTGTCATGTAAATAGACATTGAGTTATGTTTCTAGTGTTGAACGAAACAAGCAGAGGAAAAACGATAAACGCGTAAAAATCAGGGAACGATGTGGTTTATGAAATGAGGTTGTACTAAGTATTGAGTTGATAAGCTACTATTAAATGGCAGCTGCTATGTGACTTTTGAAACTCCTGCGTACAGATTGATCTTGATGGCCTCTAAGAAATGGAAGAATAAGAGGCTCATCATGTACCCTCCCTAGTAAATAGCTCACAAGATCGCTCCTCTTCGCCCTCCCATGATTCCATCTTATCCACATGCTTTGGTTGAGGGTCAACAGCCTATGGTGCCTCAACCCCCTTTGGTTCAACTATATATCATCGACTTTTATTCCTTCTAGTAGACGAGGCTGTACGGGCGCACATGAGAGACCCTTGTGCACCATATCTATAAAATCTACAAAAAGTATcttaaaattaaaggaaagtaaTTACTAACATGTAACAACAAAGCTTAAATACCACCAAAACTTGTAATAATAATTGTTCGATGGTAGGGATCTGTTCGGCAAAACTCTACCGAAAATTTCTTCAAACATATAGCTTAAATTTGCTGAGGAAAGTCTACCGAAGCCATCTAAGCCCAGGGGTTAAAATGTAATTGTAGCGGTGGCCGAACCGATATTCGGTGAAGATGCTGAAGGATAGATTGGCGGGTCTGTCGGATAAATacatgaaaataataaataggGAAAGGCAAATGCTTGACTGGTGAGCCGATTAGCGAGAAGAACAGagtttttggaagaattttcATGTCCATCTTGCCCAACCAAGACCAAGGATCTATATCATCGTCTACCTCTTCAGCTCCCTCTATAAACCCTAACTCCCAACATGGACACCGCCATCACCACGTTTCCCTTTCTCAATCCCAATCCCAGTCGCTGTCTCCGCCGGATCCCTCCCGCCAAATTCTCCAATTTGGATCGCTTCGGATCTCCGACTCTCAATCTAGCTCCTCCGCTACTTCTTCAGGTGTTTGATTTTCAACTTCTTCAATCTGTTTCTTTTCCGTTACCTTGTTTATTAGAAAGTAAATACCCTAGAATTTGGGCAAATTGGAAAGAATCAATCTTTTCTTGGATAAGTACAGCAGTTTGGAGTCCATTATTGATCTTCGCTCTGCTTGAAGGTGTTTGATTTTTACTACTTGAAATAGAATGTTGTTTAAATTATTCGTCTGCAGGCCTGTCGCCATCGGCACCAGCTGCAGAAGATTCTGGTGGATCTTCCCAGCAGGTATATTGACTTTATGTTTTGAATGTTTCGTTTTTCTGCAGTACCCACGCTTGTATGATCTGAGAGAGCAATTGAGTAATGACTTTCAGTTCTTTGTCgttgtttgtttcttttatcTAGGTGACTGAGTTAGGGATGCCTTGGGGTAACCAGGCTTTACCCAATAACCTCCACCACACACATTCACAGTGTCACTCTGGTGGAGGTGGACGAGGGGTTGGATCACCCTGGTCTAGAGGGAAAAGGTCAGGAACCGATGGTTCTAGTTCAACTCAACATAGTATGGGGTCTGTTGCTTCTCATGGAAACTCCACTCATCAAACAGGAAGGAAAACCCAGCTGATGAATGGCAACCACTTGTTGAATTTTTATTATGACCCCATATCTCGTCCTCAGCATAGAGCTGCTCCTCCTTCTTCAAGAAGGCAACACAAGAGGAAGCCATACAACAAAGATCTATTTCTTCAGGCTAACTACAAATTCGTAGTGTTAGATTCAGTAAACTACTCAGCTGAAGCGATGGATCCAGATAAGGTGTTACAGTGGGAGGACATCATTTGCGTGAGATATTCCACCCCAACTGTGGTTCAGTGTCCCATTTGTCTGGAATATCCTCTATGTCCGCAGATAACCTCATGTGGACATATCTTCTGTTTCCCATGTATTCTGCAATACTTGTTGATGGGGAAGGAGGATCATAAAGGAGACTGTTGGAAAAGTTGCCCATTGTGTTTTGTGATGATATCCCCGAAGGATTTATACACTCTATTCGTGGAGAATGTTAAGCAGTATTGTGTTGGTGATACTATAGAGTTTATGCTTATTAGTCGACAAAAGGATTCATTTACTTTATCCCATAAAAGTAAACAAGAGAAAGGTGCTGTTGGAGGTTGCGATGATGAAAGCTATGATCCATTTTCAAAGTTAACATTTACTTCAGATGTAGATCTTTCAGTCAGAAAAGCAATATCAGAGTTAGATGGTTGGTTGGTCAGGGCAGAGTCGGGGCTTGTTGATGACCTAGAGAAGCTTCCATATGTATGTGCTGCAATGGAACAATTAGAACAGAGGAAGAAATATTGGAACGAGCACGGGGCTAGCAACAGTAATAAATCTTGTAAATATAATAATCATAATACTGGTTCCATCTTGTCAACTGAAAAAGCTACAATTGGTAACAATGAAGCATCTACATTTGGACAGGCAAATCCGTCCAATGAAGTCTATGACGGTAATGTGTGTTCGGACATTATATCTGTGGAGAAGTCAGATGATGGAACTTGTTCTGACCAATCTGTGGATGCAGCTGAATCTTTGGAAGgccaagaaaatgttttgtcttCTTCATATGATGAAAGCAACAGTGCCCGAGGGGACTCACATGACTCTGGAAGTGTAAAGGAGAAGGAATCATACAATTTCTACCAGGTGACTGATACTTAGATATCATGTTTCCCTTTTGTCTTTTGCAATTAATTTCTACGGTTCACATTTTACTAACCTGCTCATTTCTATACATAGTAATTGCAACTATCTTTGTCTTGTTTGCAACAGTTGTTTAACTTTTTAAAACTGTTTTCCTACTGGTTTGTATTTGGTGTGTTAGTCGGTCATGtgctcctttctctctctttgaaCCTTAAGATTGAAGAAAGTTTTCAGTGGTTTAgctatttatattttatgtcTCTATATCAGGCAGCTGATGGTCAGCACATCATTATTCATCCGTTGAACATGAAATGCCTTCTACACCACTATGGGAGCCATGATATGCTACCACACAGGTATGGTTGAAAGTTTACTGATTGTTTCTGTTGTATGGATAGAATATGCAAAATCTATTATAAGGGCCCCCTATATCCAGAAGGATATTCTTCTATAGGATGCATATTCTTTACAGTTCTACTTGTCTGACATTAGAAGACGGTATTtgagtcatttttattaaatatggGGTCTTCTTATTTCTGAAATGTGGGGTCTTCTTATTTCTGAAATGTGAAAATGGGTCAAATTCGTTATTGCAGGGTAAGTGGAAAAATTTTGCAATTGGAGACTGTGACTCAGACAGAAGCTATGAGGAGGCGCTACCGCTACTTGAGTCATTTTTCTTTAACAACAATATTCCAGGTAGCTTTGATACATGATCCGAATGACATCACACTATAAGAGCATTATTGTTTCAGGTTGCGCATAGTATCTAATCACTATACACTCACATTTCAGTTTTGTGAGATTGATCTCAGTGAGGTATTGTCTCCTGATGCGTTGTCTCCCTTTATGGAAGACATAAAGAAGCGTGAACAGAAGAGGAAGCAACTTGCTAGGAAGGTATTATTAAttgctttttcattatataCTGTATAAAAATAACATTAGTTTGTTCATGCTTTAAAATTATATGCTATTCCTATTTATAGGAGCAAAAGGAGAAAATGAAGGCTGAATCTACCATGGCATATCCCATCCCCATAGTAGCAGGTTATGGGCAGTCCTTGCATGAGGGATCCCCTACATTCTCCATGGATGACTTCGAGGGTAATATAATGTTCCTTGTATATGTTGTATATGTTGTATATATTTAGACGCATGAccttttttatgtaaatttattcCACTCAAGCAGTACCATTGGGTTGTTTTGGAATAAATGTATTGTCCaaataaggaaaaacaaaattgaagtaTGGTGTGGCATCCTAGTTCTGAAACCTTCAGCATTTCTGGCATACTAGATCAGAGTTTTATCTTGTTGTCCTAAAGCCCGCAATGCATTCAAACATTTTAAGTTAGGTGTGCTTGAAAACTAGGCTTCTgaattttttgttattgtttATTGTTGAAGTTTGCAGATTCATATCTATATGTATGTTTGCTCTAAGCTGTTGTATTAATTATTACCCCTTCTTGTTGAAGTTTGCCGAagtatatttgtatatactgTGCTCTTATTTTAAATATCATTTAATAGTTTATGCATATGCTTCCTGTTTTCAGCTTTGGGAAGTTGTACAGTGACATCATCAAGCCCTCCTGTTGTTGGGGAAAGGAAGCTCTTCTCGAGTGTTACAAAGCTTGGTTTTGCTGCTGCGCATGATTCTCCAGCGCTGAAACTAGAAGGAAGCAATTCTCTGAATGGCAATGATGCAGGGAGAGTCTTTCCCAAGACAAATGGTATTTATGAAAATCTTGTTATGCTGGTTGTTTTTTCTGCTTGAGATTAAACGGTTATGCAATCAAATCTGGGGAATATTTGATCAGGGTCATACTAAGATAATAGTATGTTGTATCTCGAGAGTAGTGGTTGCTCAACCCTGTTTCATGTTTTTTCTCCATCAGCAGGTACCCAGAATGCGGGTGTTGCGTCATTTGCTAATATAATCGCCAGAGCTAAGCCTGGTGAAAATATGGATCCACCCAAGATAAATGATTCGGGAAAGAAGGGAAAGAAACAGAGTCGAGTCCTTTTGTCAACCGCTAGTGGTCGGCGCTACTGATATCTAGTGAAAATCTCGTGAACGATAATGGTGTCGTCTTGTATCTATTAACCTTTGATGGCACAAAAGCTTGTGAATGTGTGATCATTATGTAGATGGGGTAGATGTAAAAAAATAAGAGCCATTACCGAAGTCCTCCGCCTCTtttcttgtgtttgtttttgtatttttttctaGCTAATACAGAGACTCAATAAATGGTACGACTTATATGGAAGGGCTTCTTACATTGTTCTGAATGCGCATGCAGAAGATCTTTACCCACGTTTAACGGTTGCATCTTTTATAATAACCGTGAGCTTCATGTTACCAATTGGGTTTTGCCCATGTATAAAATTGGAATCCGTTGGTATTTTTATTCAACTTTCTAGGACAGTGTCCAATGCTCGAAAGATCACTTCCGTTCTCTaataatttcttttattattattattattattattttttttttttttttacttacttaatctataaaaatataaaaagaaaaaagaaagtagTAATTGCTGTGGCATGTATTCAAGGAGGGGGAAGAGAGGAGAGGAAAATTGGTAAAGGGGGAGAAATTTGTTTTTTAAGTAGGAAAGGGATactctccggatccctttctCCTAATTTATAAAGTTCGGGGATCTGGActgttgaaatttaatccaacgactaaagttattataacttttaaagtaggTTCCTGTTTAtaatcgttggatcaaatttcaatggtccggatCCCATACTTGGTGAATTAGGAAGAAGGGATCCGAACTCCCTTCCCTTTTAAGTAATACAAACACTAATAGGAAAGATTTTCTAGATTTTATAAAATTCATATACATAATCGACTAAGATTTATAATGTCAAACGTATCATAATTTTAACTACACCAGTAACGTGAAAATTTAATGGAGGCAAATTGTCTGCGCTCCTGTTTGGGTGCCCTTCTCATCCCCTTCTATTTGTGCGGTCATttttaagtcacgtcaacattttatttttttattattttttatcttatcatctttataaaataaattaatataaaatgttgacgtgaattaagtaaaaaaaaaaaaaaaaaaaggatgagaaTGGTAGCAAacagagggcagacaatctgcctccaaaTTTAATAGAATCGAGTACCAGTCAtgttattattttgaattatatATATGATAGTTTAGGCGAGTGAAGAATCAATTGCGTTGCTTGTCTGGTAATTCAACTGGTTTCCTTGGCAAATTGTCCTGGCTTGTATCCTTCACTGAATCACAAGCTCAGCCTCGAATCTCGAGCTACTAGAACAGACTTGATGCTGTTATTGTTCGTTCGAGGAGTAGTAGTAGTGGAGCAATGAGAAGTCACAAAGCGGCGTCGAGTAACAACCACCTCAACCGGCGGCCCACTATACTCTACCTGGTTTGCGCCGTCgccttcttctctcttttccttttcgcCATCCAATCCTCTTTATTCGCAGGTCCTCCCTCCTCACTCACCTTCATATCATTTCctttaaatcaaaactaaacACTGTGTTTCACTCGTAATTCCAAATCTTTAGCATTAATTATATGTATCCAATCCAGGTAATCAGAAGTTACATCTCCACACTCAACATGATGTTCGGGTTTTATCGGAATTTCAGTCTACTGTGAAGCAATGCGTGGTTAGTTTCTCTTAATTTCCTTTATTTTCACTCGATCTGATCCTGCCCTTTTTAATCTGTCTTTTCTTTTAAATCCCTAATTCAAGTTGTTGATTCAGTTTTAGCACTTCAATTTTGCCATTTTTGCGTTGTGCTCATATAAGAAATCTTTTGTTTCTCTCCTTCCTTTCTTCATTTTTCTGTAATTTTGGTGAGTTTTTGTGTTGGATATGAGTTCTTACGAAGGTTAAGGTAAATGTAGGCAAACAGAGGGCTTGGTTTGACTGCACACATTATCGACCATTGCAATCTGACTCTTAAGTTCCCGGA
Protein-coding sequences here:
- the LOC103425763 gene encoding uncharacterized protein isoform X2 → MSILPNQDQGSISSSTSSAPSINPNSQHGHRHHHVSLSQSQSQSLSPPDPSRQILQFGSLRISDSQSSSSATSSGLSPSAPAAEDSGGSSQQVTELGMPWGNQALPNNLHHTHSQCHSGGGGRGVGSPWSRGKRSGTDGSSSTQHSMGSVASHGNSTHQTGRKTQLMNGNHLLNFYYDPISRPQHRAAPPSSRRQHKRKPYNKDLFLQANYKFVVLDSVNYSAEAMDPDKVLQWEDIICVRYSTPTVVQCPICLEYPLCPQITSCGHIFCFPCILQYLLMGKEDHKGDCWKSCPLCFVMISPKDLYTLFVENVKQYCVGDTIEFMLISRQKDSFTLSHKSKQEKGAVGGCDDESYDPFSKLTFTSDVDLSVRKAISELDGWLVRAESGLVDDLEKLPYVCAAMEQLEQRKKYWNEHGASNSNKSCKYNNHNTGSILSTEKATIGNNEASTFGQANPSNEVYDGNVCSDIISVEKSDDGTCSDQSVDAAESLEGQENVLSSSYDESNSARGDSHDSGSVKEKESYNFYQAADGQHIIIHPLNMKCLLHHYGSHDMLPHRVSGKILQLETVTQTEAMRRRYRYLSHFSLTTIFQFCEIDLSEVLSPDALSPFMEDIKKREQKRKQLARKEQKEKMKAESTMAYPIPIVAGYGQSLHEGSPTFSMDDFEALGSCTVTSSSPPVVGERKLFSSVTKLGFAAAHDSPALKLEGSNSLNGNDAGRVFPKTNAGTQNAGVASFANIIARAKPGENMDPPKINDSGKKGKKQSRVLLSTASGRRY
- the LOC103425763 gene encoding uncharacterized protein isoform X1, with the translated sequence MSILPNQDQGSISSSTSSAPSINPNSQHGHRHHHVSLSQSQSQSLSPPDPSRQILQFGSLRISDSQSSSSATSSGLSPSAPAAEDSGGSSQQVTELGMPWGNQALPNNLHHTHSQCHSGGGGRGVGSPWSRGKRSGTDGSSSTQHSMGSVASHGNSTHQTGRKTQLMNGNHLLNFYYDPISRPQHRAAPPSSRRQHKRKPYNKDLFLQANYKFVVLDSVNYSAEAMDPDKVLQWEDIICVRYSTPTVVQCPICLEYPLCPQITSCGHIFCFPCILQYLLMGKEDHKGDCWKSCPLCFVMISPKDLYTLFVENVKQYCVGDTIEFMLISRQKDSFTLSHKSKQEKGAVGGCDDESYDPFSKLTFTSDVDLSVRKAISELDGWLVRAESGLVDDLEKLPYVCAAMEQLEQRKKYWNEHGASNSNKSCKYNNHNTGSILSTEKATIGNNEASTFGQANPSNEVYDGNVCSDIISVEKSDDGTCSDQSVDAAESLEGQENVLSSSYDESNSARGDSHDSGSVKEKESYNFYQAADGQHIIIHPLNMKCLLHHYGSHDMLPHRVSGKILQLETVTQTEAMRRRYRYLSHFSLTTIFQFCEIDLSEVLSPDALSPFMEDIKKREQKRKQLARKEQKEKMKAESTMAYPIPIVAGYGQSLHEGSPTFSMDDFEALGSCTVTSSSPPVVGERKLFSSVTKLGFAAAHDSPALKLEGSNSLNGNDAGRVFPKTNAAGTQNAGVASFANIIARAKPGENMDPPKINDSGKKGKKQSRVLLSTASGRRY
- the LOC103425763 gene encoding uncharacterized protein isoform X3, giving the protein MSILPNQDQGSISSSTSSAPSINPNSQHGHRHHHVSLSQSQSQSLSPPDPSRQILQFGSLRISDSQSSSSATSSGLSPSAPAAEDSGGSSQQVTELGMPWGNQALPNNLHHTHSQCHSGGGGRGVGSPWSRGKRSGTDGSSSTQHSMGSVASHGNSTHQTGRKTQLMNGNHLLNFYYDPISRPQHRAAPPSSRRQHKRKPYNKDLFLQANYKFVVLDSVNYSAEAMDPDKVLQWEDIICVRYSTPTVVQCPICLEYPLCPQITSCGHIFCFPCILQYLLMGKEDHKGDCWKSCPLCFVMISPKDLYTLFVENVKQYCVGDTIEFMLISRQKDSFTLSHKSKQEKGAVGGCDDESYDPFSKLTFTSDVDLSVRKAISELDGWLVRAESGLVDDLEKLPYVCAAMEQLEQRKKYWNEHGASNSNKSCKYNNHNTGSILSTEKATIGNNEASTFGQANPSNEVYDGNVCSDIISVEKSDDGTCSDQSVDAAESLEGQENVLSSSYDESNSARGDSHDSGSVKEKESYNFYQAADGQHIIIHPLNMKCLLHHYGSHDMLPHRVSGKILQLETVTQTEAMRRRYRYLSHFSLTTIFQFCEIDLSEVLSPDALSPFMEDIKKREQKRKQLARKEQKEKMKAESTMAYPIPIVAGYGQSLHEGSPTFSMDDFEALGSCTVTSSSPPVVGERKLFSSVTKLGFAAAHDSPALKLEGSNSLNGNDAGRVFPKTNGTQNAGVASFANIIARAKPGENMDPPKINDSGKKGKKQSRVLLSTASGRRY
- the LOC103425763 gene encoding uncharacterized protein isoform X4 is translated as MSILPNQDQGSISSSTSSAPSINPNSQHGHRHHHVSLSQSQSQSLSPPDPSRQILQFGSLRISDSQSSSSATSSGLSPSAPAAEDSGGSSQQVTELGMPWGNQALPNNLHHTHSQCHSGGGGRGVGSPWSRGKRSGTDGSSSTQHSMGSVASHGNSTHQTGRKTQLMNGNHLLNFYYDPISRPQHRAAPPSSRRQHKRKPYNKDLFLQANYKFVVLDSVNYSAEAMDPDKVLQWEDIICVRYSTPTVVQCPICLEYPLCPQITSCGHIFCFPCILQYLLMGKEDHKGDCWKSCPLCFVMISPKDLYTLFVENVKQYCVGDTIEFMLISRQKDSFTLSHKSKQEKGAVGGCDDESYDPFSKLTFTSDVDLSVRKAISELDGWLVRAESGLVDDLEKLPYVCAAMEQLEQRKKYWNEHGASNSNKSCKYNNHNTGSILSTEKATIGNNEASTFGQANPSNEVYDAESLEGQENVLSSSYDESNSARGDSHDSGSVKEKESYNFYQAADGQHIIIHPLNMKCLLHHYGSHDMLPHRVSGKILQLETVTQTEAMRRRYRYLSHFSLTTIFQFCEIDLSEVLSPDALSPFMEDIKKREQKRKQLARKEQKEKMKAESTMAYPIPIVAGYGQSLHEGSPTFSMDDFEALGSCTVTSSSPPVVGERKLFSSVTKLGFAAAHDSPALKLEGSNSLNGNDAGRVFPKTNAAGTQNAGVASFANIIARAKPGENMDPPKINDSGKKGKKQSRVLLSTASGRRY
- the LOC103425763 gene encoding uncharacterized protein isoform X5 — translated: MSILPNQDQGSISSSTSSAPSINPNSQHGHRHHHVSLSQSQSQSLSPPDPSRQILQFGSLRISDSQSSSSATSSGLSPSAPAAEDSGGSSQQVTELGMPWGNQALPNNLHHTHSQCHSGGGGRGVGSPWSRGKRSGTDGSSSTQHSMGSVASHGNSTHQTGRKTQLMNGNHLLNFYYDPISRPQHRAAPPSSRRQHKRKPYNKDLFLQANYKFVVLDSVNYSAEAMDPDKVLQWEDIICVRYSTPTVVQCPICLEYPLCPQITSCGHIFCFPCILQYLLMGKEDHKGDCWKSCPLCFVMISPKDLYTLFVENVKQYCVGDTIEFMLISRQKDSFTLSHKSKQEKGAVGGCDDESYDPFSKLTFTSDVDLSVRKAISELDGWLVRAESGLVDDLEKLPYVCAAMEQLEQRKKYWNEHGASNSNKSCKYNNHNTGSILSTEKATIGNNEASTFGQANPSNEVYDAESLEGQENVLSSSYDESNSARGDSHDSGSVKEKESYNFYQAADGQHIIIHPLNMKCLLHHYGSHDMLPHRVSGKILQLETVTQTEAMRRRYRYLSHFSLTTIFQFCEIDLSEVLSPDALSPFMEDIKKREQKRKQLARKEQKEKMKAESTMAYPIPIVAGYGQSLHEGSPTFSMDDFEALGSCTVTSSSPPVVGERKLFSSVTKLGFAAAHDSPALKLEGSNSLNGNDAGRVFPKTNAGTQNAGVASFANIIARAKPGENMDPPKINDSGKKGKKQSRVLLSTASGRRY
- the LOC103425763 gene encoding uncharacterized protein isoform X6, which translates into the protein MSILPNQDQGSISSSTSSAPSINPNSQHGHRHHHVSLSQSQSQSLSPPDPSRQILQFGSLRISDSQSSSSATSSGLSPSAPAAEDSGGSSQQVTELGMPWGNQALPNNLHHTHSQCHSGGGGRGVGSPWSRGKRSGTDGSSSTQHSMGSVASHGNSTHQTGRKTQLMNGNHLLNFYYDPISRPQHRAAPPSSRRQHKRKPYNKDLFLQANYKFVVLDSVNYSAEAMDPDKVLQWEDIICVRYSTPTVVQCPICLEYPLCPQITSCGHIFCFPCILQYLLMGKEDHKGDCWKSCPLCFVMISPKDLYTLFVENVKQYCVGDTIEFMLISRQKDSFTLSHKSKQEKGAVGGCDDESYDPFSKLTFTSDVDLSVRKAISELDGWLVRAESGLVDDLEKLPYVCAAMEQLEQRKKYWNEHGASNSNKSCKYNNHNTGSILSTEKATIGNNEASTFGQANPSNEVYDAESLEGQENVLSSSYDESNSARGDSHDSGSVKEKESYNFYQAADGQHIIIHPLNMKCLLHHYGSHDMLPHRVSGKILQLETVTQTEAMRRRYRYLSHFSLTTIFQFCEIDLSEVLSPDALSPFMEDIKKREQKRKQLARKEQKEKMKAESTMAYPIPIVAGYGQSLHEGSPTFSMDDFEALGSCTVTSSSPPVVGERKLFSSVTKLGFAAAHDSPALKLEGSNSLNGNDAGRVFPKTNGTQNAGVASFANIIARAKPGENMDPPKINDSGKKGKKQSRVLLSTASGRRY